From Methanosarcina lacustris Z-7289, one genomic window encodes:
- a CDS encoding Coenzyme F420 hydrogenase/dehydrogenase, beta subunit C-terminal domain — MPLDPICKKIISDDTEYFSDYGGKQYYFCSTECKHKFDTLEKSVIRLKRNLSEKEKISFGKLKKDIIKPGICTLCGACAANCEYITIENGAPKLVGPCKACGVCYYQCPRTITTEEGLIGGFRYAYAARSAIPEMKGQDGGVVTALLLYALDEGLIDCAVVTTHSKEEPWKPIPKLATTRKEILESGGSIYSHSMTLEALMSAIKQGMQSIAFVGTSCNIDAVTKMQKSSYGLLHLFMRAKILKLGLFCMDTFAYEGIKAVLEINGIALENVEAMKIRKGKFQVTLKDGKEHVLELSDFDEYRSSSCQFCTDLGSENADISFGGVGSPQGWTTVLARSAIGYEIFNEAVDNGYIEARHLTDEELEKVLNLAKMKKVQMYALHMRQKV, encoded by the coding sequence ATGCCGCTAGATCCTATTTGCAAGAAAATTATATCTGACGATACTGAATACTTTTCGGATTACGGGGGAAAACAGTACTATTTCTGCAGTACCGAATGCAAGCATAAATTCGATACACTTGAAAAAAGCGTTATCCGGCTTAAGCGAAACCTGAGTGAAAAAGAAAAGATTTCCTTCGGAAAACTGAAAAAAGACATCATAAAACCAGGAATTTGCACCCTCTGCGGAGCCTGTGCAGCAAACTGTGAGTACATAACCATTGAAAACGGAGCCCCAAAACTGGTCGGCCCCTGCAAAGCATGCGGGGTCTGCTACTATCAGTGCCCAAGAACTATTACTACAGAAGAGGGACTAATAGGGGGTTTCAGATACGCCTATGCTGCAAGATCTGCCATTCCCGAAATGAAGGGGCAGGACGGCGGAGTTGTGACAGCTCTCCTCCTATACGCACTGGATGAAGGACTGATCGACTGCGCTGTGGTTACAACCCACTCAAAAGAAGAACCCTGGAAACCCATTCCCAAATTAGCAACAACCAGAAAAGAGATTCTTGAAAGCGGAGGAAGCATCTACTCGCACTCAATGACTCTTGAAGCCCTGATGAGCGCAATCAAGCAGGGAATGCAAAGTATCGCCTTTGTAGGAACGAGCTGCAACATCGACGCCGTCACAAAGATGCAGAAAAGCTCTTACGGCTTACTACACCTTTTCATGAGGGCAAAAATTCTCAAACTTGGGCTTTTTTGCATGGACACCTTCGCCTATGAAGGGATCAAGGCAGTGCTGGAAATTAATGGGATCGCACTCGAAAATGTAGAGGCCATGAAAATCAGAAAAGGAAAATTCCAGGTTACACTGAAAGACGGAAAAGAACACGTCTTAGAACTCAGCGATTTCGATGAATACCGGAGTTCATCCTGCCAGTTCTGCACAGATCTGGGCTCTGAAAATGCAGACATCTCCTTTGGCGGGGTCGGCAGCCCCCAGGGATGGACCACCGTCCTCGCCCGTTCAGCCATAGGTTACGAGATCTTCAACGAAGCCGTAGACAACGGTTACATCGAAGCCCGACACCTCACCGACGAAGAACTCGAAAAAGTACTCAACCTGGCAAAAATGAAAAAGGTCCAGATGTACGCCCTGCACATGAGACAGAAAGTGTGA
- a CDS encoding archaeosine biosynthesis radical SAM protein RaSEA encodes MSLNKAVMDIRQRIKVKPSPTNEPAASWTGADLVNGVETKVLTVIFKSAGCRWGKAGGCTMCGYVYECASEPPSLEDYSAQLTKAMRKAEKFPELMVKIFTSGSFLDEQEVFPEARDAILKTLADDPRVIKVLVETRPNYVTEENVQACLSILKDKPFELAFGLETSSDKIRRDSINKGFTFQDFVRAAEIAKKYGVTIKTYLMLKPLFLSEKQAMEDIIRSIDDAAPYSDTISINLCNVQKGTLVESFWEKGQYRPPWLWSIVEILTKAKAAHPDLPLMSDPVGAGSKRGPRNCKICSPEVADSLRTFSLTQNPADLTTTDCKCKELWKKVLEIEDFTYGTPILD; translated from the coding sequence ATGTCCCTTAATAAAGCAGTAATGGATATCCGGCAGCGGATAAAAGTAAAGCCGTCACCCACGAATGAACCTGCGGCAAGCTGGACCGGAGCAGACCTTGTAAATGGGGTTGAAACAAAGGTCCTCACTGTAATCTTCAAAAGTGCAGGCTGCCGCTGGGGAAAAGCCGGCGGCTGTACGATGTGCGGCTACGTCTATGAATGTGCAAGTGAGCCCCCATCCCTCGAAGACTATAGTGCCCAGCTTACAAAAGCAATGAGGAAAGCTGAAAAGTTCCCAGAGCTCATGGTTAAGATCTTCACCTCAGGCAGTTTCCTTGACGAACAGGAAGTCTTTCCTGAAGCCAGAGATGCGATCCTTAAGACCCTTGCAGATGACCCCAGGGTCATCAAAGTGCTTGTTGAAACCCGCCCAAACTATGTAACCGAAGAGAATGTACAGGCATGCCTCAGCATCCTGAAAGACAAACCCTTCGAGCTCGCATTCGGGCTGGAGACAAGTTCGGATAAGATCCGAAGAGATTCCATTAACAAGGGTTTCACATTCCAGGACTTTGTCCGTGCAGCAGAAATTGCAAAAAAGTATGGGGTAACCATAAAAACTTACCTTATGCTCAAGCCTCTCTTCCTTTCCGAAAAGCAGGCAATGGAAGACATCATACGCTCCATAGATGATGCAGCTCCTTATTCTGACACCATATCCATCAACCTCTGCAACGTCCAGAAAGGCACCCTTGTCGAATCCTTCTGGGAAAAAGGTCAGTATCGCCCGCCCTGGCTCTGGAGCATAGTAGAAATCCTGACAAAAGCAAAAGCCGCCCATCCAGATCTTCCCCTCATGTCCGACCCAGTCGGGGCAGGATCAAAACGCGGCCCTCGCAACTGTAAAATATGCAGTCCGGAAGTTGCAGATTCCCTCAGGACTTTCTCACTCACCCAGAACCCAGCCGACCTCACCACCACAGACTGTAAATGCAAAGAACTCTGGAAAAAAGTCCTGGAAATCGAAGATTTCACCTACGGAACCCCCATTTTAGATTAA
- a CDS encoding non-histone chromosomal MC1 family protein: MSNTRNFVLRDEEGNEHGVFTGKQPRQAALKAANRGTGTKSKPDVILLRERGTKKVHVFKAWKELVAAPKNRPEWMPEKISKPFVKKEKIEKLE; this comes from the coding sequence ATGTCCAACACAAGAAATTTTGTTTTACGAGACGAAGAAGGCAATGAGCATGGAGTTTTCACAGGTAAACAGCCTCGACAGGCGGCTTTGAAAGCTGCAAACCGGGGTACCGGCACCAAATCCAAACCAGATGTCATCCTCCTCAGAGAACGCGGGACAAAGAAGGTGCACGTTTTCAAAGCATGGAAGGAACTAGTCGCAGCCCCCAAAAATAGGCCCGAATGGATGCCTGAGAAAATTAGCAAGCCCTTTGTCAAGAAAGAAAAGATCGAAAAACTCGAGTAA
- the mptA gene encoding GTP cyclohydrolase MptA: MEQCNFNLPDVQASKPSIAINLTRVGVTNMKKLVEIKREGKRPIVLISTFDVFVDLPSDRKGANLSRNFEAVDEVLEKVLSTPVYEIEQLCSDIAHNLLGRHEYANQAEVRMKSEYMIRRTSPSTGIKCQEVVNIFAEASAVRGNGDTGYFDVKKLIGAEVVGMTACPCAQEIMRDKAANELANLGVDRETIIKFLERVPMATHNQRGIGIVSIKVAHDFDVSLESIIKIIERSMSSSVYEILKRSDEKVVVETAHMNPKFVEDCVRTMADNVVKEFPNLPDNAVITIKQTNEESIHRHNAYAERVALMGDLRNEINQYKDN; this comes from the coding sequence ATGGAACAATGTAATTTCAACCTCCCGGATGTCCAGGCCAGCAAACCAAGCATAGCCATCAACCTCACCCGTGTTGGGGTCACAAACATGAAAAAGCTGGTTGAAATCAAAAGAGAGGGCAAGCGTCCGATAGTGTTGATTTCAACTTTTGATGTTTTTGTTGACCTGCCTTCAGACCGTAAGGGGGCAAACCTTTCAAGGAACTTCGAAGCAGTAGATGAGGTTCTGGAAAAGGTTCTCAGTACACCGGTGTATGAAATAGAACAACTATGTAGCGATATTGCACATAACCTGCTTGGCCGCCACGAATATGCGAATCAGGCTGAAGTCAGGATGAAAAGCGAATATATGATCAGGCGCACCTCCCCTTCAACAGGGATCAAGTGTCAGGAAGTCGTGAATATCTTTGCCGAAGCTTCGGCTGTAAGGGGTAACGGAGATACAGGTTACTTTGATGTGAAAAAACTCATCGGAGCGGAAGTCGTGGGAATGACTGCCTGTCCCTGCGCTCAGGAGATAATGCGAGATAAAGCTGCAAATGAGCTTGCCAACCTTGGAGTTGATAGGGAGACTATCATAAAATTCCTTGAGAGAGTTCCTATGGCCACCCACAATCAGCGCGGAATAGGTATTGTCTCAATAAAAGTAGCTCACGATTTTGATGTTTCCCTGGAAAGTATAATAAAGATAATTGAACGCTCCATGAGTTCAAGCGTTTATGAGATCCTTAAACGCTCAGACGAGAAAGTTGTTGTGGAAACTGCGCACATGAACCCCAAGTTTGTGGAAGACTGTGTAAGGACAATGGCAGATAACGTTGTAAAAGAATTCCCTAACCTTCCCGATAATGCAGTAATCACTATCAAACAGACCAATGAGGAAAGCATACACAGACACAATGCATATGCCGAAAGGGTCGCTCTCATGGGAGATCTCAGGAACGAAATAAATCAGTATAAAGATAACTAA
- the argB gene encoding acetylglutamate kinase: MELKRENVLIEALPYMQEFYDSIMVIKVGGNAMVSVQVMEDIIKDIVLLRYVGIKPVIVHGGGPEITEKMGRMGKKAEFFQGLRITDDETMEIARMVLVGNINTKIVSLIGMFGGKGVGFTGYDGRMILGHKQALKRILIDGVETEVDIGWVGESEVINPEILHIMLEKGYIPVISPIAVDLKGNALNINADTVAGDIAASLNAKKLILMTDVSGLLRDIKNPSSRISRVNLDEIDPLIEEGIINGGMIPKIKGAAVAVKSGVEKAHIINGSVSHSMLLELFTDGGVGTMIYGPDHPPE; encoded by the coding sequence ATGGAACTCAAAAGAGAGAATGTGCTTATTGAAGCCCTGCCTTATATGCAGGAGTTCTATGATTCAATCATGGTTATCAAAGTGGGTGGAAATGCAATGGTCAGCGTCCAGGTCATGGAGGATATCATAAAAGATATTGTCCTCCTGCGTTATGTGGGGATCAAACCCGTTATCGTACATGGTGGCGGACCTGAAATAACTGAAAAAATGGGACGCATGGGCAAGAAGGCTGAGTTTTTCCAGGGACTGCGTATTACAGATGACGAAACTATGGAAATTGCAAGGATGGTCCTTGTCGGGAATATCAATACTAAAATTGTATCCCTTATCGGGATGTTCGGCGGCAAAGGTGTCGGATTTACAGGCTACGACGGAAGAATGATCCTTGGCCATAAACAGGCTTTAAAACGTATACTTATCGACGGTGTGGAGACTGAAGTGGATATAGGCTGGGTCGGGGAAAGTGAGGTCATAAACCCGGAAATTCTCCATATTATGCTTGAAAAAGGCTATATCCCTGTCATATCTCCGATTGCTGTGGACTTAAAAGGTAATGCCCTAAATATCAATGCCGATACGGTTGCAGGAGACATTGCAGCGTCTTTGAATGCTAAAAAATTAATACTTATGACCGATGTTTCCGGGCTCCTGAGAGACATTAAAAATCCGAGCAGCCGCATCTCCCGCGTAAATCTGGATGAAATTGATCCCCTTATTGAGGAAGGAATTATCAATGGAGGCATGATCCCCAAAATCAAAGGTGCTGCTGTTGCGGTTAAAAGCGGGGTCGAGAAAGCACATATCATAAATGGAAGCGTTTCTCATTCCATGCTTCTTGAGCTCTTCACAGATGGTGGGGTCGGGACAATGATCTATGGGCCGGATCACCCGCCGGAGTAA
- the iscB gene encoding RNA-guided endonuclease IscB, whose protein sequence is MLVFVINQNKKPLMPCKPSKARKLLQAGKAKVVRNTPFTIKLLFGSSGYTQPVIAGMDTGSKVMGCAAIANGKVLYQSEIYLRENVSKKMEQRKMYRRTRRGRKTRYRPARFDNRGNSRREGRLAPSYRPARFDNRGNSRREGRLAPSIKSKLEAHFREKMFVESLLPVTGWKVELASFDIHKITNPEVSGVGYQEGDLKGFYNVKAYVLDRDGYTCQHCRGKSKDFRLHCHHIVFRSQKGTDTPENLITLCETCHKALHNGEFKLSGKKSKTKHATEIGIIKSQIRKSGWNFAETFGYETKYRREQVLKLLKTHYFDAVAICCRDDQKVKVEDSVFLKRNVPAGDYQQRRGKRSEMKIPTGKLFGLRKFDLVKTSKGIGFVKGKRSSGFFAISDLFGNKISDSVNVKKKCRRLSARSTTLVQMVQMTHSSPTCHFRQAGNVEGEVSC, encoded by the coding sequence ATGTTAGTTTTCGTAATCAATCAAAACAAAAAACCACTAATGCCCTGTAAACCTTCAAAAGCCAGAAAGCTACTGCAAGCAGGCAAGGCAAAAGTGGTCCGAAATACTCCATTCACAATCAAGTTACTTTTCGGAAGCAGTGGCTATACTCAACCTGTAATTGCAGGAATGGATACCGGCTCTAAGGTAATGGGCTGTGCAGCCATTGCTAACGGAAAAGTGTTGTATCAATCCGAAATTTACCTGAGAGAAAACGTTTCGAAAAAGATGGAACAACGGAAGATGTACCGGAGAACCAGAAGAGGTAGAAAAACAAGATATAGACCTGCAAGATTTGATAACCGGGGAAATTCAAGGAGAGAAGGAAGATTGGCTCCTTCCTATAGACCTGCAAGATTTGATAACCGGGGAAATTCAAGGAGAGAAGGAAGATTGGCTCCTTCCATCAAAAGCAAACTTGAAGCTCATTTCCGGGAAAAGATGTTTGTGGAATCCCTGCTTCCTGTAACCGGGTGGAAGGTAGAGCTTGCTTCCTTTGATATTCACAAAATAACAAATCCGGAGGTTTCCGGGGTTGGGTATCAGGAAGGGGACCTAAAAGGCTTCTACAATGTCAAAGCTTACGTTCTGGATCGGGACGGCTACACATGCCAGCATTGCAGGGGAAAGTCAAAGGATTTCCGGCTGCATTGCCATCATATCGTTTTCAGGTCACAGAAGGGGACAGATACACCGGAAAACCTGATAACACTCTGTGAAACCTGTCACAAAGCCCTGCACAATGGAGAATTCAAGCTTTCAGGGAAAAAGTCAAAAACAAAACATGCAACTGAAATCGGGATCATCAAATCCCAAATCCGGAAATCCGGCTGGAATTTTGCAGAGACTTTCGGGTACGAAACAAAGTACAGGAGAGAGCAGGTCTTGAAGTTGTTAAAAACACATTACTTTGATGCTGTTGCTATTTGTTGCAGGGACGACCAGAAAGTAAAGGTAGAAGATTCGGTTTTTCTAAAAAGAAACGTTCCTGCGGGAGATTATCAGCAGCGGAGAGGGAAGAGATCAGAGATGAAAATACCTACCGGAAAGCTGTTTGGGCTCAGGAAATTTGATCTTGTAAAAACAAGTAAGGGAATAGGGTTTGTTAAAGGCAAAAGATCTTCCGGATTCTTTGCTATTTCGGATCTGTTTGGAAACAAAATATCAGATAGTGTTAACGTGAAAAAAAAATGCAGGAGACTGAGTGCGAGGAGTACAACATTAGTTCAGATGGTACAGATGACGCATTCCTCCCCCACCTGCCATTTCCGGCAAGCCGGAAATGTCGAGGGAGAGGTCTCCTGCTGA
- the truA gene encoding tRNA pseudouridine(38-40) synthase TruA translates to MRVALKLAYIGTEFHGSQIQPNVETVEKELFKALRNLRIIESPKSANYNCAGRTDAGVHALGQVVAFDTDKTNLAIPRVINSELPPTIWAWAHAEVPFDFDARRSAVSRHYRYVMSGEEYDISKIREASKLLLGTHDFENFSRSNGEKSTVRTLERINARVDGELTTIEIVGNSFLWNMVRKIVTALSVIGKGVRDTDWLLQLLNPEIYEEGIEPAPPYGLTLMGVNYGGNIEWIEDDYSIRRAGEQIQKRILRHRIMAEVLEELISHE, encoded by the coding sequence ATGAGAGTCGCTTTAAAGCTTGCATATATAGGCACCGAGTTTCATGGGTCCCAGATTCAGCCGAATGTCGAGACCGTGGAGAAAGAACTCTTCAAGGCGCTTCGGAACCTCAGGATTATAGAAAGCCCCAAATCTGCTAACTATAACTGTGCGGGCAGGACTGATGCAGGGGTTCATGCCCTCGGACAGGTCGTTGCTTTTGATACAGACAAAACGAACCTGGCAATTCCCCGAGTTATCAACTCCGAACTTCCTCCAACCATATGGGCATGGGCTCATGCAGAAGTCCCCTTTGATTTTGATGCAAGGAGGAGTGCGGTTTCCAGACACTACCGCTACGTGATGAGTGGCGAAGAGTACGATATTTCAAAGATAAGGGAAGCTTCAAAACTGCTGCTCGGAACCCATGATTTTGAAAATTTTTCCAGATCAAATGGAGAGAAGAGTACTGTTCGTACTCTGGAAAGAATCAATGCCCGTGTAGATGGGGAACTTACAACGATTGAAATCGTTGGCAACAGTTTTCTCTGGAACATGGTAAGAAAAATAGTGACCGCCCTCTCAGTGATCGGAAAAGGGGTGCGTGATACGGACTGGTTGCTCCAGTTGCTAAATCCCGAGATTTATGAAGAAGGAATTGAACCGGCTCCTCCATACGGACTAACCCTTATGGGAGTAAACTATGGAGGAAATATAGAATGGATTGAAGACGATTATTCAATCAGGCGGGCAGGTGAACAGATCCAGAAACGTATTCTCAGGCACAGGATAATGGCTGAGGTGCTGGAAGAACTGATTTCTCATGAGTGA
- the guaA gene encoding glutamine-hydrolyzing GMP synthase, which produces MVKPDKFIPKAVEKISQEIKDGKAIIALSGGVDSSVCAELAYRAIGDRLQPIYIDTGLMRKGETERIKHIFSHMNLNIVYAKDRFLAALNDITDPEEKRKAIGETFIRVFEDEAKKLAADYLIQGTIYPDRIESEGGIKSHHNVGGLPSVMDFKKIVEPIGDLYKDEVREVAWALQLPEEICERMPFPGPGLAVRILGEVTEEKLEVVREANFIVEEELLERFCPWQTFAAVLGKGTGVKGDVRAYGWIVAVRAVGSRDGMTAEALELPWEVLKTLESRITSEIPTVARVVYDITPKPPATIEFE; this is translated from the coding sequence ATGGTAAAACCCGATAAATTCATTCCAAAGGCAGTTGAGAAGATCAGCCAGGAAATAAAAGACGGAAAAGCAATTATTGCGCTCTCGGGCGGCGTGGACAGTTCTGTTTGTGCGGAGCTGGCTTACAGAGCGATCGGGGACAGGCTGCAGCCGATCTATATCGATACAGGACTCATGAGGAAAGGAGAAACCGAGAGGATAAAGCACATCTTCTCTCACATGAACCTGAATATTGTCTATGCAAAGGACAGGTTCCTTGCAGCTCTGAATGATATTACTGACCCTGAAGAGAAACGGAAAGCCATAGGTGAGACCTTTATCCGCGTTTTTGAAGACGAGGCAAAGAAGCTTGCAGCCGATTACCTGATCCAGGGCACAATCTATCCTGACAGAATTGAGTCCGAAGGCGGGATCAAGTCCCACCACAATGTTGGAGGGCTGCCAAGCGTCATGGACTTCAAGAAAATTGTTGAGCCCATCGGGGACCTTTACAAGGATGAGGTAAGGGAAGTTGCCTGGGCACTCCAGCTGCCTGAAGAGATCTGCGAGAGGATGCCTTTCCCGGGTCCCGGGCTTGCTGTGCGCATTCTCGGGGAAGTTACCGAGGAAAAACTTGAAGTCGTGCGGGAAGCAAACTTCATAGTAGAAGAGGAACTTCTTGAGAGGTTCTGTCCCTGGCAGACTTTTGCTGCTGTGCTCGGCAAAGGAACAGGAGTAAAAGGAGATGTCCGGGCTTACGGCTGGATCGTGGCTGTAAGAGCTGTAGGGTCAAGAGACGGAATGACTGCAGAAGCACTCGAGCTCCCATGGGAAGTCCTCAAGACGCTCGAATCGAGGATCACTTCCGAAATTCCTACGGTTGCCAGAGTTGTATACGATATCACGCCAAAACCACCTGCAACAATCGAGTTTGAGTAA
- a CDS encoding formate--phosphoribosylaminoimidazolecarboxamide ligase, with amino-acid sequence MITKQQVLEFLKNYDLDNITIATVCSHSSLQIFDGARKEGFRTLGICVGKPPKFYEAFPKAKPDEYLIVESYADIMNKAEELRKKNVIIIAHGSFVAYLGTDNFAELAVPTFGNRAVLEWESDRDKEREWLLGAGIHMPGKIDDPHDINGPVMVKYNGAKGGKGFFVAKTFEEFDELVDYTQKYTIQEFITGTRYYLHYFYSPIRNEGYTLSEGSLELLSMDRRVESNADEIFRLGSPRELIEAGIRPTYVVTGNVPLVARESLLPLIFSLGERVVEESLGLFGGMIGAFCLETVFTDELEIKVFEISARIVAGTNLYISGSPYADLIQENLSTGRRIAQEIKKAAKTNQLDMIIT; translated from the coding sequence ATGATCACAAAACAGCAGGTTCTTGAATTTCTGAAAAATTACGATTTAGATAACATTACTATTGCAACAGTCTGTTCTCACTCAAGTCTTCAAATATTTGACGGGGCACGAAAAGAAGGGTTCAGAACTCTGGGGATCTGTGTTGGTAAACCGCCCAAGTTCTACGAGGCATTTCCCAAAGCAAAACCCGACGAGTACCTTATTGTTGAAAGCTATGCGGACATAATGAATAAGGCTGAGGAACTCAGAAAGAAAAATGTAATCATTATCGCGCACGGTTCATTTGTCGCTTATCTGGGTACAGATAATTTTGCAGAGTTAGCTGTGCCTACCTTCGGGAACCGAGCTGTCCTGGAATGGGAGTCAGACCGGGATAAAGAACGGGAATGGCTGCTTGGGGCAGGCATCCACATGCCCGGAAAAATAGATGACCCTCATGATATCAATGGGCCTGTGATGGTCAAATACAACGGTGCAAAAGGAGGAAAAGGTTTCTTCGTTGCAAAAACCTTCGAAGAATTCGATGAACTCGTTGACTACACGCAGAAGTACACTATCCAGGAGTTCATTACAGGAACTCGCTACTACCTGCATTACTTCTATTCCCCGATCCGAAATGAAGGATACACCTTAAGCGAAGGAAGCCTTGAGCTTCTTAGCATGGACCGCAGGGTAGAATCCAATGCCGATGAGATCTTCAGGCTTGGCTCTCCCAGAGAACTTATAGAAGCAGGTATCCGCCCTACATATGTGGTTACAGGAAACGTACCCCTCGTCGCAAGGGAATCCCTCTTGCCTCTGATCTTCTCTCTTGGAGAAAGAGTGGTTGAAGAATCCCTTGGTCTTTTCGGCGGGATGATAGGGGCTTTCTGCCTTGAAACTGTGTTTACGGACGAGCTTGAAATTAAGGTATTTGAGATTTCAGCCAGGATTGTGGCAGGGACAAACCTTTACATTTCAGGTTCCCCTTACGCAGACCTGATTCAGGAAAACCTCTCGACCGGAAGGAGAATAGCTCAGGAAATCAAAAAGGCAGCCAAGACAAACCAGCTGGATATGATAATTACCTGA
- a CDS encoding DUF2098 domain-containing protein, translating to MADAEEITAVGRNKKPIRVGDVAKYVNSDTVSRVSEIKKDEQGKVWVLLESTDLWYRGENLELTDIKLTEKRDEKEYTTKELEERFRKDREVAQTLDLEKLDSVMN from the coding sequence ATGGCTGATGCTGAAGAAATCACAGCGGTAGGGCGCAACAAAAAACCCATCCGAGTGGGAGATGTTGCCAAATACGTAAATAGTGATACCGTGAGCAGGGTTAGTGAGATCAAAAAGGACGAACAAGGAAAAGTTTGGGTCCTGCTCGAAAGTACCGACCTCTGGTATAGAGGAGAAAACCTGGAACTTACGGATATCAAACTCACAGAAAAGAGAGACGAAAAGGAGTATACTACCAAAGAACTGGAAGAACGGTTCAGGAAAGACAGAGAAGTGGCTCAGACCCTCGATCTTGAAAAACTTGACAGTGTCATGAATTAA
- a CDS encoding methanogenesis marker 14 protein yields MALKPRIAESPQVRLLDLKSKPFFIVASVEVGNTTTKSILTAVNMDTGRTHIINKVLRMTRDVRPPKPGEAVFGKTLTGVELTREAVAELVSSTLTEAMEKANLEIKTDLHFVVRSTGVVAGFDSPEEVGEFVKALAEGCLLAGVPPKNMTPPMSISNISKKLQKYSKLEKVIFDGAVAGVMPPIGSTGVEIVANEMEGELATAGIKEAAKTTDVDFRNPCISIDFGTTLDGRITSQDQPYAKTIGNFCGYAGAIPDAIIRGSKVVDSKVGTALEVFEKQKPPSFLTLKMKAKAIEDYSRRIHELIIIEKVPRDRKRYGSVPVRPDAAEEIGVTLIGCDVGENGSDMGKLSAIGMEICKSHGLPIVYAVIDEVMAGVVCRLIGVAKKEGLVFEDTTFGITGRAGITGNKPKLILSCLDKMNLAPKIDERVVFVDDGLARGAAVMARCMNSLGTPQKPLGGRHGGKCILAQRIKMQKR; encoded by the coding sequence ATGGCTCTGAAACCCAGAATTGCAGAATCTCCTCAGGTTCGTTTGCTCGACCTCAAATCAAAACCGTTCTTTATTGTGGCTTCCGTAGAAGTCGGAAATACCACAACCAAATCTATCCTTACAGCCGTCAATATGGACACCGGAAGGACACATATCATAAACAAAGTCTTGCGCATGACCAGAGATGTCCGTCCTCCAAAACCCGGAGAAGCCGTGTTTGGAAAGACACTTACGGGTGTGGAACTTACGCGTGAAGCCGTTGCAGAACTGGTGAGTAGCACTCTAACCGAAGCCATGGAAAAAGCCAACCTGGAAATAAAGACTGATCTTCATTTTGTGGTGCGCTCTACGGGTGTCGTTGCAGGCTTTGACAGTCCGGAGGAAGTGGGTGAATTTGTCAAAGCCCTGGCAGAAGGATGTCTGCTGGCAGGTGTCCCTCCAAAGAACATGACTCCTCCAATGTCCATCTCGAATATTTCTAAAAAACTCCAGAAATACAGTAAACTGGAAAAAGTTATTTTTGATGGGGCTGTAGCCGGGGTTATGCCTCCGATTGGTTCTACAGGGGTTGAAATTGTTGCAAACGAAATGGAGGGAGAGCTTGCAACAGCAGGAATAAAGGAAGCGGCTAAAACGACAGATGTTGATTTCAGGAACCCCTGCATTTCAATCGACTTCGGAACGACCCTTGACGGCAGGATCACAAGCCAGGACCAGCCTTATGCAAAAACAATTGGAAACTTCTGTGGTTATGCAGGTGCAATTCCTGACGCTATTATTCGGGGTTCGAAAGTCGTTGATTCTAAGGTAGGGACTGCTCTGGAAGTTTTTGAGAAACAGAAACCACCTTCTTTCCTCACTTTGAAGATGAAGGCTAAAGCTATCGAAGATTATTCAAGGCGCATTCATGAACTCATAATCATTGAAAAAGTCCCCAGGGATAGAAAGAGGTACGGCAGCGTCCCTGTAAGGCCGGATGCGGCAGAGGAGATTGGTGTTACGCTTATAGGCTGCGATGTGGGCGAAAACGGTTCAGATATGGGAAAGCTAAGCGCGATAGGCATGGAGATCTGCAAAAGTCATGGTCTTCCGATTGTTTATGCTGTCATTGATGAGGTAATGGCCGGAGTGGTGTGCAGGCTCATAGGGGTCGCAAAAAAAGAAGGGCTCGTTTTTGAAGATACAACTTTCGGAATTACAGGTAGGGCCGGGATTACCGGGAACAAGCCTAAATTAATCCTGAGCTGCCTGGATAAAATGAACCTCGCTCCCAAAATCGATGAGAGAGTAGTCTTTGTGGATGACGGGCTTGCCAGAGGTGCGGCTGTTATGGCACGCTGCATGAACTCCCTGGGTACACCGCAAAAACCGCTTGGCGGCAGGCACGGCGGAAAATGTATTCTTGCGCAGCGGATAAAAATGCAGAAAAGGTGA